From the Callithrix jacchus isolate 240 chromosome 22, calJac240_pri, whole genome shotgun sequence genome, the window GTATAGGATTAGCTGCCTGGTGTTCCAGGCGGGTGCTTCCAGGAATTAAGGGACAGTGAGGTTCTGGATGTCTGGTTCAAGGTCTGTGGCCCAGGAAAGTGGGGCCTGGGTGTGCCCTAGGCTTTATAATTTCTGCCCTGGAGGTTGAGCCTGGGGAGCAGGGATGCCTGGGTCCTCAGTTTAATGTACTCTGGACTTCAGGCCCTGGAGACCGGGACTGGGGATTGCAGACCTGCCCCAGGGAGGCCAGATTTCCTGCCTGTCTGCACCCTGAGGAGCCTCTGAAGTCTGGGTCCCAGGAGGACCAGCTGCTTGGGGGAGGAGGGGCAGTCACATCCATCCTTCCTCCCCCAACAACCCTCAGCAACCACCACCGGCGCCATGgtgccctgcctcctccccagcctgtACCCTGCTTGGAGGTGGGGGTCAGCAGGGTCGTGATGAGGGCGGCAAGGGACAAAGGGCGCTTGTCCGACGCCTGCTTTGACCTCGGCCGCTGTGGCTTCCCGGACGCCTGGTCTGCCGCTGATTCACGCCCAGGCCGGCCTCAGCGCCCCCCGCGCGCCGCCCCCAGCCAGGCCGCCCCGGGGGGTAGGAAGTGGGGGGGGGGGCGAGGGCGGCGCCGAGTCAACTTTCCCTCTTAAGCCCCGAAGGAATGTCGGCGGATTTCCTGAAACCCGACCCTGGCCGCCCGCCGGCCCGCCCGCCCCTCACCTGGACCGGCTCCCCCGGGAACAGCAGGAGGGGCGCGGGGGCTCACCTTGGGGGCCGGGGTCAAGTCCTCTTTCcgctcaccccccacccccagcggCCTCGCGCAGCGGAAaggggggtgggtgggaggcaaTCGGCctttttcccttctcccctcGGGCAACCTGGGCGATCGACCCACTcctgcagcctcagtttccccttctgcaaAAGGGCGCGGGGTGTCCCTCCTCCCTGATGCGCTTTAAGAAATGCTTCTTATACCCAAAGGCCCCCCTCCCATCATTGGCAGGACCCTGCCGGCTTTTCTCTGCGTCTCTCCCTGTCACCTGGACAGAACCACTCTGCagtctgagcctcattttcctcatccgTAGAAAAGGGCAACGCCGCCAGTACCTATCTTCTACGGTTGTTGCAAGAAAAAGTGTTTTGTTATGAATGAAGGACAGTAATTGTGGAGGGGTGAGGCGCGCGGCGGGCCTCTGGAATTAACATGTGTGGGCTTGAATCCTGTCTTTGTCAACGCGTCTCGGAGCCTACGTTTCCACCTGTGAAATAGGGGGCAGTATTGGTCATAATGCACAGGACTGTTTCCCAAGGTGCTGGCGCGCGGGTGGGTTAGAAGCCGGAGTTCCCCTGCTGGATTCTGGCGCAAACTGCGGGCTGGAGGCCCTAGGGTCGCAGCGGCCTAGCCTgggagcggaggggaggggaggcaaagggaggggagaggcggggcggggcgggggaggggcCGCGCCGGGATCCAGATGTTCGGGGTCCGCCAGGCACAGCCGCGCCTGATTAAGCCACGTGGGGGCCGGCCGGGGGCCTCAGAGATGAAAGCGCGGCCGCAGGCCGTGCGGGGGGCGGGGTCGGGTGCGCCAGGCCCCCACCCGGGACCCCCTCCTCCCGGGCCGGAACCTGAGGCGCCCTCTGACCCGCGGACCCTGCGAGGCTGCCGGGCCGTCTGCGGGGGCGGAGAGTGGGGGGGGGGAGGACGCGCTGGCTGTGGCGCGGCGCTGCAGGCACCTGCGCCAGAGATGCCAGCGAAAACTGGGGCATCTTTGCAGAGGATCTGGGTTTAGAGGGGCACCCCCATTCCCGTACCTGGCGGAGAAGAAGCTGGGTGGACACCCTAACCCGAGATTCGGCTCCTGGGGTACAGCGCATCACCCGAGGGTGTGGTGGTTATGGAAGTCAGAAGTGTCGCTATTTGCCCAGAGTTTTCCCACGAGAATTACAAATTTTAGCAGCTCCCCCTCCCCTTGCTCCTGAGCGTAcctctggatcccctcccactAAGGCCTGGCCCAAGGGGTCCCCAGCCTTGGGGAGATGGGGCCAGATCCTCCAGGTCCGTGGATCTGGGCTGGGCCAAAGGGAGGCAAAGCTGAAGGAGCAAGAGAGGGGCTCACAGGGCTTCCCGGAGGAGGCAAACTGCACAAATTGCCACCTCTCTCTGACCTGGGTGTCCGGCCTCAGCTGCTGGGTCCTGGGGCTCTCACCTTTCTCCCTCTCCGTTCCCCGGTTGGACTCCAGCCCCAccgccctccctcctcctcctccacctacGAGCTCTTCTCCTCAGGGTCCTCGCTGACCCTTGTAGCCTGGAcaccccttcctcctctttcccacGGGGTCGACTCACTCCTTGCCTCCTCCGCCAGGCTCTCTCCAACACCCCTGGCAAATAGCCCCCTCCATCCCATCCCCCTATCTATTTCCTTTTGGCCCCTAGCGCCAGCAGAAATCCTCCGCCCGTGGGCACCAGGGAGATGTCCTGGGACCCCCGCGATGGGACAGACGGTGAGGGCCGCGATGCACCTGCCCCGCCCGACCCGCACCCCGCGGGTGCCGCAGCGCAGCTCCCCCGCCCGCTCTCCGCATCTCCCACCCCTCCTTCCCAGGCTGCTCCGCTCGGGTGACGTCAGCGCTCCGGTCCCCGCCGCAGCCGCTGAATCCTCCGTTCCCGGCCGGAGCCGGAGTCCCCCGCGCCCCCCGCGTTCGGCCCAGCCATGGCTGCAGTGGCGCTGAtgccgccgctgctgctgctgctgctggcatcTCCGCCCGCAGCCTCCGCGCCGTCCGCCCGCGACCCCTTCGCCCCCCAGCTCGGGGACACGCAGAACTGCCAGCTGCGGTGCCGCGACCTCGGCCCGCGGCCCTCGCAGGTGAGACGCTTGAGGGGCCAGCTGCCAGCCGGGGTACGCGGGATCTCTCCGAAAGGGGAGGGGTTGGGATGGCTTCTCTTGGATGATAGCAGGAGACTGGGGGAGGGCCCCTGGGGAGGGAGGGGTCGGGAATGGGGATGTCCCTCCAGTGGGGGACGGGCTAGGGGGGGTCCCTCCTATGAGGGAGGGCTTGGAGATGCAGGTCCTTGCGATAAGGGCTGATaccacctcctgggctccctcTGCACTCTGCTGAGCAAGGACCCTCTAGCACCCAACCCCAGATCCCTCAGGCCTGCCGGTCCCCCATCtcactcctccccctcctccacatcctcttccctccccactcAGAGCTACCAGCCTCTACTCATACCACCACTTCCCAGGATTCAAGCCTGATCTGAGTGTGACCAAAACCGCCTCCTATGGGCCTCTCCCCGCTCCTCTGAGTCTCTCCCCCGTCCTCTGAGCCTCCCCCATCCTCTAAGCCTGAGCCGCCTCCTATCCTCTAAACCTGCCCCCTCCTCTgagcctccccctcctcctccaggtcTGAGAACCCTTCTccatctctcccctcctccctgacGCCTGGGGAGGAAGGCTCATTTCTCTCCACCTTCACCGTCCATTTCTCTTCTCAagctccctccccatctccctcctcgGAGCCTCCACTGATATCTGGAGCCTCCTCCCAACTCATCCCCATCTGGCTAGATTTGGTGGGAAGTCGGAAAACCCTCCCCTGCCTCTCCTGAAGGCTCCGGTCCaccccctcctgcccctccccatgTCCTGAGCTCCGTGTCCCCCCCACCCCAGGCGGGGCTGGAGGGCGCCTCCGAGTCTCCCTATGACAGAGCTGTTCTGATCAGCGCTTGCGAGCGTGGCTGCCGCCTCTTCTCCATCTGCCGATTCGTGGCCAGGAGCTCCAAGCCCAATGCCACCCAGACTGAATGTGAAGCAGGTGAGGACCCGCAGGCAGGGTGGGCCAGGGCGGGGAGAGGTGGCCTGGGATGGCCATCCCCAGTcacatcctcccacctcccacagcCTGCGTGGAAGCCTATGTGAAGGAGACAGAGCAGCAGGCTTGCAGCCACGGCTGCTGGAGCCAGTCCCCCGAGCCTGAGCCGGAGGAGAAGGTAAGCCTCCTACTGTGGCCTGGGGCCCCTTTTCCTGCGACCTCACCCACTTTGCCCCATGGGAAGTCTTCATTCAGGTCCAGAGGCTCTGCCAGGCTCTGCATTATGTCCCAGGCCTGCAGGGTGACCTCAATCCAGCCTTGGCACATCTCCAGCCTGAGTTGCCATCTCTAACATGCACAGTGCCCCCCATGCCCCACCACCTTTTCAGGAGTAAGTGGCAGAAAACCGCCCTGTTTTATGAAACATCTGTCCTGGTTCAGGCCTGACTTCGACCTGTCCCAAATGTCTTGTGTCACTTGGAGGCACAAGGGACACTGTCACCCCCATTTAGTGCCCGGGGGCAACATCCCAGGTCACAAACATTTAGGGCTGTGCAAGGGGCAAGACTTGAAGCCACCAGGGCTGTGGCCACGCCTCACCTCACTCATCTTAGGCACCCCCAGAGCTGCCAGGTGCTGGTCTAAGCCCTTCCCCTGGGATGAGCTGGTGGTCACTATCACCTTAGAGGGGCTCAGAACCACAGCTCAGGCCAGAGCAGCCTTGCCTCGAAAGCAGGCACACACCGCCTTGTGGAAGAAACAATAACGGCTCATCTGCTGTCGTCCAAGCAGTGCTGCatcaggggaaactgaggcacagaaagtcaTGTAGCATAGCCAGAGATCCAGGGATTGGGACTCCCCAGAAAGCCCTTTCCCCGCTTCCCCCATTTTCCTCCACCCCTTCCAGGCTTTTACTTCTGTTCAGAAGAGCTCACTGCACTGTCAGCCCTTCCCATTCAgagctccctttttttttgagatggagtctcgctctgtccctgTCTGGAgtctggattgcaatggcgcaatcttggctcactgcagcctctgcctcccaggttcaagcggttctcctgcctcagcctcccttgtagctgggattacaggcacctgccactacaatagcaaatttttggtatttttaggagaaagggggtttcgtcatgttggccaggctggtcttgaactcctgacctcaagtgattctcccaccttggcctcccagagtgctgggattacaagtgtgagccagcgcgcccggccATCAGAACTCCGCTTATGCTGTCAAATAAGGATAGTGAAGATGATGAGCTTTTCAGTAATAGGGGCTACTATGTATTGAGTGCCTATGCCATGCCAGGTGCTTGGCAGACATCCTCTAGTTGGAATTTCATGGCTACTCCATGAAGAAAAACAATCATCCCCATTTTAGGGCTCAGAGAGCACAATCCACTTCCCTAAGGGTACAGAGGAAGCCACATGCCACGCTGAGATCTGCGTTCCCTCTAAGAAGTCCTATTGGCCCAAGTCACTTAGCCACATCCAATCCAAGTGAATTCTCCCAGCTCCCCTCCTAttcgtttatttattcatttatttatttgagatggagtctcggtctttcacccaggctggagtgcagcgatgcgatcttgactcactgaaacctttgtgtcctgggttcaagcaaatctcatgcctcagcctctcgagtagttgggattacaaacatgtgccaccacacccagctaatttttgtatttgtagtagagagggtttcaccatgttgtcccagctggtctcaaacttctggcctcaagtgatctgcctgcctcggcctcccaaagcgctgggagcCAGTGCGCCCTGCCCCCTCCCACTCATCGGCCAATCCCTTCTTTGGTGCCACCTTTGTGTCTTGGAACTTTTTTCACCAGAGAAAGGTCCTGGAAGCTCCAAGTGGGGCCCTCTCTTTCCTGGACTTGTTTTCCACCCTCTGCAATGACCTCGTCAGCTCAGCCCAGGGATTTGTCTCCTCCACCTGGACCTATTACTTGCAGACTGACAATGGGAAGGTAGTGGTGTTTCAGGTGAGACCCCCCCCAACAGGGGCCACACCAGAGTGGCAGATGGGCGGGCAGGATGAGACGCTGTGATGCATTGGCTCTTGGCTCATGAGATGCAAAGTCCACAGTGGGTgagcttcaggcatggctggatccaggggcTCAGTGTCTCACTCCATGCCTTGACTGCTTTCTTCTGTGGTGGCTTCATTCCCAGGCATTTACTTCCTCTTGGCAGTAAGGTGGATGTCAGAGGTTCTAGGTTACAGCccgtctggtttttttttttttagatggagtctcactcttgttgcccaggctggagttcagtggtgtgatctcagctcactgtaacctccgcctctcaggttcaagcaattctcctgcctcagcctcccgagtagctgggattacaggcatgcgccatcatgcccaactaattgttgtatttttagtagagacagggttttgctgtgttggccaggctggtcttgatctcctgacctcaggggatcaacccgccttggcctcccaaagtgctgggattaaaggcatgagccactgcacccggccccctctgagtttttgttgttgttgttgttgttttgttttgttttttgaaacggagtttcgctcttgttacccaggatggagtgcaatggcgcgatctcggctcaccgcaacctccgcctcctgggttcaggcaattctcctgcctcagcctcctgagtagctgggattacagctgtgcgccaccatgcctggctaatttttgtatttttagtagtgacggggtttcaccatgttagccaggctggtctcaaactcctgacctcacgcaatccctctgcctcagcctcctaaagtgctgggattacaggtgtgagccaccgcgcttggccaaCCCTCTGGGATTTTAACTGAGCTGGGATTTACTCTGATTGGCCCTGGCTGGATCATAGACCATCTCTCAGCCAATTCACTGGCTTGGTCTGGATGATGTTCCTACTTCTGGAGCTAAACGATGGGGTTGAGGCAAATGGAAGAGCCTATGAAAGCAGAAAACAGCATCCCTGACACCAAGCCCACAGCCCATGGGATGGTGTCCTCCCTGCCGGCCCCCAGGGGAACTGGGTATCAGTTGGGCGTGGGACATGGCAGTCACAGAGGGCCTGCCTAGGCCCAGGGGTGCTGTCCTCACAGGCTTCTCTGTGCTGTCTTATTCTTGGCTCAGACTCAGCCCGTAGTGGAGAGCCTTGGCTTCCAGGGGGGCCATCTACAGCGCGTGGAGGTGACCTGGCGAGGCTCCCACCCTGAAGCCCTGGAGGTGCACGTGGGTAAGGTGCAACCTAGACTAGTGTTCCTTCCATGGGTGGCCGCACTGCCATGAGGAGTCCGCCTGGCAAACAGACCCGCCAGGATTGGGATCTCCGTCTCTCAAGTCCTGGGTTCCATGGTCCATCCCCTGAGGTTCCGTGGCTCATCTCCCAAGGTTCCATGGCCCATCTCCCAGGGATTGGTGGTCCATCCCCCAAGGTTCCGTGGTCCATCTCCCAGCGTTCTGCAATTCATCTCCCAGGGTTCCATGGTCCATATCCCAAGGTTCCGTAGTCTATCCCTCAGGGTTCCGTGGCCCATCTTCCAGGGATCCGTGGTCCATCCTCCAAGGTTCTGTGCCCCATGTCTCAGGGTTCCATAATCCATCTCCCAGGAATCATTGTCCACCTCCCAAGGTTCTGcggtccacctcccaggtttctgCAGTCTATATATCAGGATTCCGTGGCCCATCTCTTAGGGATCTGTGGTCCATGTCTCAGGGTTCTGTGGTCCATATCCCAGGGATTTGTTGCCCATTTCCCAGAGTCCCACGGCCCATCTCCCAGGGTTCCGTGGTCCCTCTCTTGGCGTTCTGCAGTCCATCTCCCAGGGTTCCATAGTCTATCTCTCAGGGTTCCATGGTCCCTCTAAGCCTGTGGCATTCTGGTGTCTCTGCCCTGCCTCACCAGcacccatctgcaaagaccctcctgAGTTTTATGAGCAAAAGTCGCATTTTTTTCCCAGAGTTGTTTGCATAATTTCCCTTTACAAAATCCTTACACAAACTATGTTAAAAAGAGTCGTGAgaccaaagctttttttttctgctctgcaGCCATGTCACAGTGTTTCACGGTTATAGGGCACTCTCAGATGGTCTTAACTGTAGGCCTCCTGTTACCACGTaaactctgcttttattttactacACCGTAGTTTGGATATAATCCGTGGCACAAATCTCAGggtataaaaagcaaagcaaccTTGTAATCATTTAACTATAAGTAACAGGTCTGCCCCTGGCCATCTCTTCCCACAGCCCATCTCCCAGGGTTCCGTGGTCCATCTCCCAGGGTTCCATGGTCCCTCTCTCAGTGTTCTGTGGTCCATCTCCCAGGGTTCCGTGGTCCATCTCCCAGGGTTCCGTGGTCCCTCTCCCAGTGTTCCGTGGTCCCTCTCCCAGGGTTCCGTGGTCCATCTCCCAGGGTTCCGTGGTCCCTCTGCCAGGGTTCAGTGGTCCCTCTCCCAGGGTTCTGTGGTCCATCTCCCAGGGTCCCGTGGTCCCTCTCTCAGTGTTCCGTGGTCCATCTCCCAGGGTTCCATGGTCCATCTCCCAGGGTTCCGTGGTCTCTCAGTGTTCTGTGGTCCATCTCCCAGGGTTCCGTGGTCCATCTCCCAGGGTTCCATGGTCCATCTCCCAGGGTTCCGTGGTCTCTCAGTGTTCTGTGGTCCATCTCCCAGGGTTCCGTGGTTTCTCAGTGTTCTGTGGTCCATCTCCCAGGGTTCCGTGGTTTCTCAGTGTTCTGTGGTCCATCTCCCAGGGTTCCGTGGTCCATCTCCCAGGGTTCCATGGTCCCTCTCAGTGTTCTGTGGTCCATCTCCCAGGGTTCCGTGGTCCATCTCCCAGGGTTCCATGGTCCCTCTCTCAGTGTTCCGTGGTCCATCTCCCAGGGTTCCGTGGTCCATCTCCCAGGGTTCCATGGTCCCTCTCTCAGTGTTCCGTGGTCCATCTCCCAGGGTTCCGTGGTCCATCTCCCAGGGTTCCGTGGTCCCTCTCTCAGTGTTCCGTGGTCCATCTCCCAGGGTTCCGTGGTCCCTCTCTCAGTGTTCTGTGGTCCATCTCCCAGGGTTCCGTGGTCCATCTCCCAGGGTTCCATGGTCCCTCTCTCAGTGTTCTGTGGTCCATCTCCCAGGGTTCCATGGTCCCTCTCTCAGTGTTCTGTGGTCCATCTCCCAGGGCTCCGTGGTCCCTCTCTCAGCATTCTGTGGCCCATCTCCCAGGGCTCTGATCTCCATTCCAGGACTCCATGCCCCAGGTcctggcctcctgcctcctggtcaTGGCTATTATGACCTCTTGGCAAAGAGCTGCTGGTGACTGAGTGGTAGCTGATCTCTCAGACCCCGTAGGTCCCCTGGACAAGGTGAGGAAGGCCAAGATCAGGGTCAAGACCAGCAGCAAGACCAAGGTGGAGTCTGAAGAGCCGCAGGACAATGACTTCCTCAGCTGCATGTCCCGGTGGGTGGCAGGACCCTGGGGGCGGAAGGTGGGACTGGAGGTGTGGGTCTCCCTGGACCCAGCCCAGGGAACTGAGTGGTGCCTGCGGTTGGGGCAGGCGCTCGGGGCTGCCTCGATGGGTCCTGGCCTGCTGCCTCTTCTTGTCCGTGCTGGTGatgctgtggctgagctgctcCACGGTGGTGACTGCGCCTGGCCAGTACCTCAAGTTCCAGGTGGGTGTGATCTGTGAACGGCGCTGCACTGAGGGAGGGGGTGGAAGCAGAGAAAGCTGCTTGCTggtcctgacttggcctcccactCCCACGGACCTCAGGACCTCAGGCTTTTTTATCCttctttttgcatatatatatatatatatataattttttgaaattttgagacagggtctcactctttcacccagactggagtgcagtggcgtgatcacagctcactgcagcctcagcctccctggctcaagcgatcctcctgtgtcagcctcctgaatagctggagccacaggcacgtgccaccacgcccagctacattttgtattctttgtagagatgggagtcttgctatgttgcccaggctggtcttgaactcctgggctcaagcgatccacccaaagtgctgtgattacaggcgtgagccaccgccttgccctcccaaagtgctgtgattacaggcgtgagccaccgcccttgGCCAGGATCTCAGACTTGCTGTGAGACTTGGGGCCAGTTTCTTCAGTGGCTTTTGAATTGGCGGGAAGAACATCCACTGTTAGTTGGGGCGACGTGAAGTCAGAGGTGGCCTCACCTCTGTGGTGTTGGCCTTACCTCTGTGGTGtccagagcctgggcaacatagtgaaacgtcGTGTCTACAAATCtttcaaaattagcctggccaggcacggtggctcacgcctgtaatcaccgaactgtgggaggccaaggtgggtggatcacggtcAGAAGTACgaggtcatcctggccaacatggtgaaaccccgactctactaaaaatacaaaaattagcagggtatggtggtgggtccctgtaatcccagctactggggaggctgaggcaggagaatcacttgaacccaggagtcgaaagttgcagcgagctgagattgcacagctgcactccagcctgggtgacagagcgagactacatctcaaaaaaagaaaaaaaattagctgggcatgaaagtgcatgtctgtgatcccagctacttgggaaactggggtgggaggatcacttgaacctgacagttcaaggctgcagtgaattgtgatgGTGCCACTTGCACTCAAActtggacaatagagtgagaccccatctcaaaaaaaaaaaaaaaaaaaaaaaaggcccggtgtggtggctcacacctgtaatcccagcactttgggaggctgaggcgggcagatcacttgaggtcagaagtttgagaccagcctggccaacatggtgaaacccagcctctactaataatacaaaattagccaggtgtggtggtgggcacctgtagtcccagctacttgggaggctgaggcaggggaatcgcttgaacctgagagacagaggttacgggtgagctgagattgcgccactgcactccagcctgggtaacgagcgaaacgactttgagaggctgaggcgggcggatcacttgaggtcagtagatcaagaccagcctggccaaaatggtgaaaccccgtctctactaaaaatacaaaaattagctgggtgtggtggcgcgtgcctgcagtcccagctactcaggagactgagaaaggagaatcacttgaacccaggagttggggattgcagtgagccgagatcacaccaccacactccagcctgggcaacagggagagactctgtctcagaaaaaaaaaaaaatcagagacagGAAGGAGACTCTTGTCAGGGTTGGGTGCTCAGCCACTCTCCGTccctccactccctcctcccctctcttcctgcaGCCTCTGACCCTGGAGCAGCACAAGGGTTTCATGATCGAGCCAGACTGGCCCCTGTACCCTCCGCCGTCGCACGCCTGTGAGGACAGCCCGCCACCCTACAAGCTGAAGCTGGACCTGACCAAGCTGTAGGCCTCCACTGGCCCCATCATTGCCAATCGCAGGGGCCCTCGGGCCTCACTtgccctgagcccaggagtccaaggccagGGTGggaccagccttggcctcctccaCCCCCCaatccttcctctcctcccagtCCTGACCCTGGCCCCACGGAGTCCTGGGGACACAGTGCCCCAGCTGGGAGGAGGGTGGGATGGGGTGCCAGTTCCTCCTTGTTCCCACTTTCTTGGGGGCTTGCTACTTTTTGTCTTCTATTGTGTGGCTTTCTGAGTGTTTGAACCCCAGTCCCGTGTCGCCTTCCTtgtcccttctctctcccctctctgcaGGGGCTGAGGCCGACagagagctgcgttttgctaggGCTTCCCCTTTCTCTCCATCCTGGTCTCCGGAGACCCAGCTTCTGAGAGATGGGGCGTGGGCAGCTCCATCCCCAACAGAGTGTCCCTGGGGCTCGTTCAGGGCTGGGGAGAAATAAACCGTGTATATAAAAGAGTCTCAGGCTGAGCTTGTTCTGCT encodes:
- the TMEM59L gene encoding transmembrane protein 59-like, whose product is MAAVALMPPLLLLLLASPPAASAPSARDPFAPQLGDTQNCQLRCRDLGPRPSQAGLEGASESPYDRAVLISACERGCRLFSICRFVARSSKPNATQTECEAACVEAYVKETEQQACSHGCWSQSPEPEPEEKRKVLEAPSGALSFLDLFSTLCNDLVSSAQGFVSSTWTYYLQTDNGKVVVFQTQPVVESLGFQGGHLQRVEVTWRGSHPEALEVHVDPVGPLDKVRKAKIRVKTSSKTKVESEEPQDNDFLSCMSRRSGLPRWVLACCLFLSVLVMLWLSCSTVVTAPGQYLKFQPLTLEQHKGFMIEPDWPLYPPPSHACEDSPPPYKLKLDLTKL